The proteins below come from a single Serratia fonticola genomic window:
- the oppA gene encoding oligopeptide ABC transporter substrate-binding protein OppA has translation MTNITKKSLLAAGIIAALGLTAAGTAFAADVPAGVQLADKQEIVKNNGSEVQSLDPHKIEGVPENNVTRDLIEGLANNSLDGSVVPGVAESWDNKDFKVWTFHLRKDAKWSNGEPVTAQDFVYSWQRLVDPKTASPYASYLQYAHVENVDDIIAGKKDKSTLGVKAIDDHTFQVTLTEPVPYLVEMTPHYAMKPVNKEAVEKFGEKWTLPQNYVSNGAYKLKDWVVNERIVLERNPQYWDNAKTIINKVTFLPIASEVTDVNRYRTGEIDMTYNNMPIELFQKLKKEIPNEVHVDPYLCTYYYEINNQKAPFTDARVREALKLGMDRDIIVNKVKNQGDLPAYSFTPPYTDGAKLTPPEWFGWTQEKRNEEAKKLLAEAGYGPGKPLTFSLLYNTSDLHKKLAIAAASIWKKNLGVDVKLVNQEWKTFLDTRHQGTYDVSRAGWCADYNEPSSFLNMMLSDSSSNTPHYKSAEFDKLMGNVLTAKTKEERADLYQKAEVQLDKDSAIVPLYYYVNARLVKPYVGGYSGKDPLDNVYDKNLYIIKH, from the coding sequence ATGACCAACATCACGAAGAAGTCCCTGCTGGCAGCAGGCATTATTGCGGCGCTAGGCTTGACGGCGGCAGGAACTGCTTTTGCGGCCGATGTGCCAGCGGGCGTACAGCTGGCAGACAAGCAGGAAATCGTTAAGAACAACGGTTCCGAAGTACAATCCCTTGACCCACACAAGATCGAAGGCGTGCCTGAAAACAACGTCACTCGCGATCTGATTGAAGGTCTGGCGAATAACAGCCTGGACGGTTCTGTGGTGCCGGGTGTCGCAGAAAGCTGGGATAACAAAGATTTTAAAGTGTGGACCTTCCACCTGCGCAAAGACGCCAAATGGTCGAACGGTGAGCCGGTAACGGCACAAGATTTCGTGTATAGCTGGCAGCGTTTGGTCGATCCGAAAACCGCCTCTCCTTATGCCAGCTATCTACAGTATGCCCACGTGGAAAACGTGGATGACATCATCGCGGGTAAAAAAGACAAATCGACGCTGGGCGTGAAGGCCATCGACGATCATACCTTCCAGGTGACGCTGACCGAACCGGTGCCGTATCTGGTAGAAATGACCCCGCACTACGCCATGAAGCCGGTGAATAAAGAAGCGGTAGAGAAGTTTGGTGAGAAGTGGACTCTGCCACAGAACTACGTCAGCAACGGCGCCTACAAGCTGAAAGACTGGGTGGTTAACGAACGTATCGTGTTGGAACGCAACCCGCAATACTGGGATAACGCTAAAACTATCATTAATAAAGTCACCTTCCTGCCGATCGCTTCAGAAGTCACTGACGTTAACCGCTACCGCACCGGTGAAATCGACATGACCTATAACAACATGCCGATCGAACTGTTCCAGAAGCTGAAAAAAGAGATCCCGAACGAAGTGCACGTCGATCCTTACCTGTGTACTTATTACTATGAAATCAACAACCAGAAAGCACCGTTCACCGATGCTCGCGTGCGCGAAGCGCTGAAGCTGGGGATGGATCGCGACATTATCGTCAACAAGGTGAAGAACCAGGGCGATCTGCCTGCTTACAGCTTTACTCCTCCTTACACTGACGGTGCCAAGTTGACCCCGCCAGAGTGGTTTGGCTGGACGCAGGAAAAGCGTAACGAAGAAGCCAAGAAACTGCTGGCCGAAGCCGGTTATGGCCCGGGTAAACCGCTGACCTTCTCGCTGCTGTACAACACCTCCGATCTGCACAAGAAGCTGGCCATTGCCGCTGCGTCTATCTGGAAGAAAAACCTGGGTGTGGACGTGAAGCTGGTGAACCAGGAGTGGAAAACTTTCCTGGATACCCGCCATCAGGGCACCTATGACGTGTCACGTGCTGGCTGGTGTGCGGACTACAACGAACCAAGCTCCTTCCTGAACATGATGCTGTCCGACAGCAGCAGTAACACCCCACACTATAAGAGCGCAGAATTCGACAAGCTGATGGGCAACGTCTTGACGGCGAAAACCAAAGAAGAGCGTGCCGATCTGTATCAGAAAGCCGAAGTCCAACTGGATAAAGACTCTGCTATCGTTCCGCTTTATTACTATGTGAATGCTCGCCTGGTGAAACCTTACGTGGGTGGTTACTCAGGCAAAGATCCACTTGATAACGTTTACGACAAAAACCTGTACATCATCAAACATTGA